One genomic region from Chelmon rostratus isolate fCheRos1 chromosome 11, fCheRos1.pri, whole genome shotgun sequence encodes:
- the ncoa4 gene encoding nuclear receptor coactivator 4 isoform X1 — translation MTSKLRVLSKGTRMPALEAAAGGLKQCRQAQDQLEDAIDSVMKAEQQLRENTREVRAELQSCVSRQQEALRCREVWLLGQIELLEQLKTETLQQQLHQLHWLRGQFDVISHQLQNSNSSNDLSNQLTSCMEKLSSLSLTPEETPEMSFHADTRSLRQAITSFGSITAQLVEAASSQSPAHHGGQMNTQKEAGALDDWLLGTPPASSSPIGYQSSKNPQDWLVTHKESKTSCPALNSVDFLQAWGQLRDLEAWLLQDQTPVSRERTNSSCSSSFSIEKIDESEFTLSPEEEELSDWLITPPTVAMETMSDAERWRQVLKPFGDSWSSADWLVGSSRPPADCSSCCQTTKAVEIENLGQLKCLKTPPASGPVSPIAPVTALEAWLQQVVPVQQTCRANEVCSTYSDCVCDENCGKEALSLWLLKQDGRDKNGVPVAPPTAKNAPPAAKNALPTAKNAPPTLHLREQEQKVQAILEAWLHPTNTSSCSSSCRTPLQALTSLSSWVAPGKEKASREEQSSQFKLSSSSSSSSPFQCPLDPELWVLPGQTSPSAPGSGGQPRPAAEEDKWLLKKRSQAQERLALPTVCDLFSCMTVGGDKEKWLHKAPEQM, via the exons gATGCCGGCGTTGGAGGCGGCAGCGGGCGGGCTGAAGCAGTGCCGGCAGGCCCAGGATCAGCTGGAGGACGCCATCGACAGCGTGATGAAGGCTGAGCAACAGCTGAGGGAAAACACCAGAGag gtGCGTGcggagctgcagagctgtgtgagTCGTCAGCAGGAGGCGCTGCGCTGCAGAGAGGTTTGGCTTCTCGGTCAGATCGAGCTGCTGGAACAACTCAAGActgaaactctgcagcagcagctgcaccagcTGCACTGG ctccGAGGTCAGTTTGATGTGATCAGCCATCAGCTGCAGaactcaaacagcagcaacgATCTGAGCAACCAGCTGACCAGCTGCATGGAGAa gttgtcCTCTCTCAGTCTGACCCCGGAGGAAACACCTGAGATGAGTTTCCACGCCGACACTCGCTCCCTGAGGCAGGCCATCACCTCGTTTGGTAGCATCACTGctcag CTTGTGGAGGCGGCGTCCTCTCAGAGCCCCGCCCACCACGGCGGCCAGATGAACACACAG AAGGAGGCGGGAGCTCTGGACGATTGGCTGCTGGGAACTCCTCCAGCGAGCAGCTCTCCTATTGGTTACCAGTCCAGCAAGAACCCTCAGGATTGGCTCGTGACACACAAGGAGAGCAAG ACTTCCTGTCCCGCCCTGAACTCGGTGGACTTCCTGCAGGCCTGGGGTCAGCTCAGGGACCTGGAGGCGTGGCTCCTCCAGGATCAGACCCCCGTCAGCAGGGAGAGgaccaacagcagctgcagctcctccttctccatcgAGAAGATTGACGAATCAGAGTTCACCCTCtcacctgaggaggaggagctgagcgACTGGCTCATCACCCCGCccactgttgccatggagaccaTGTCAGATGCCGAGCGGTGGCGGCAGGTACTGAAGCCGTTCGGGGACAGCTGGTCCTCCGCCGATTGGCTGGTGGGGTCGAGCCGCCCCCCTGCCGACTGTTCCTCCTGCTGCCAGACCACCAAGGCCGTGGAGATTGAGAACCTGGGCCAGCTCAAGTGCCTGAAGACCCCACCCGCCTCCGGCCCCGTCTCCCCGATCGCCCCGGTGACAGCCCTAGAGGCGTGGCTGCAGCAGGTGGTGCCGGTGCAGCAGACCTGCAGGGCCAACGAGGTCTGCTCCACCTACTCGGACTGCGTCTGTGACGAGAACTGTGGGAAAGAAGCCCTGAGCCTCTGGCTGCTCAAACAGGACGGACGAGACAAGAACGGAGTCCCTGTAGCCCCGCCCACAGCCAAAAACGCCCCGCCCGCTGCAAAGAACGCCCTGCCCACAGCCAAGAACGCCCCGCCCACCCTGCACCTGAGGGAGCAGGAACAGAAG GTTCAGGCCATCCTGGAGGCCTGGctccaccccaccaacacctcctcctgctcctcttcctgcaggactCCTCTGCAGGCTCTGACCTCCCTCTCTAGCTGGGTGGCTCCTGGGAAGGAGAAGGCCAGCAGGGAGGAGCAGAGCTCCCAGTTCAagctttcctcctcctcctcctcctcctctccattccAGTGCCCTCTGGACCCAGAGCTCTGGGTGCTTCCGGGACAGACGTCCCCCTCTGCTCCGGGGTCAGGAGGTCAGCCCCGTCCAGCAGCAGAAGAGGACAAATGgctgctgaagaagaggagtCAGGCTCAG GAGCGCCTGGCGCTGCCCACTGTCTGTGACCTGTTCTCCTGCATGACGGTGGGCGGGGACaaagaaaaatggctgcatAAGGCTCCTGAACAG ATGTGA
- the ncoa4 gene encoding nuclear receptor coactivator 4 isoform X2 has translation MTSKLRVLSKGTRMPALEAAAGGLKQCRQAQDQLEDAIDSVMKAEQQLRENTREVRAELQSCVSRQQEALRCREVWLLGQIELLEQLKTETLQQQLHQLHWLRGQFDVISHQLQNSNSSNDLSNQLTSCMEKLSSLSLTPEETPEMSFHADTRSLRQAITSFGSITAQLVEAASSQSPAHHGGQMNTQEAGALDDWLLGTPPASSSPIGYQSSKNPQDWLVTHKESKTSCPALNSVDFLQAWGQLRDLEAWLLQDQTPVSRERTNSSCSSSFSIEKIDESEFTLSPEEEELSDWLITPPTVAMETMSDAERWRQVLKPFGDSWSSADWLVGSSRPPADCSSCCQTTKAVEIENLGQLKCLKTPPASGPVSPIAPVTALEAWLQQVVPVQQTCRANEVCSTYSDCVCDENCGKEALSLWLLKQDGRDKNGVPVAPPTAKNAPPAAKNALPTAKNAPPTLHLREQEQKVQAILEAWLHPTNTSSCSSSCRTPLQALTSLSSWVAPGKEKASREEQSSQFKLSSSSSSSSPFQCPLDPELWVLPGQTSPSAPGSGGQPRPAAEEDKWLLKKRSQAQERLALPTVCDLFSCMTVGGDKEKWLHKAPEQM, from the exons gATGCCGGCGTTGGAGGCGGCAGCGGGCGGGCTGAAGCAGTGCCGGCAGGCCCAGGATCAGCTGGAGGACGCCATCGACAGCGTGATGAAGGCTGAGCAACAGCTGAGGGAAAACACCAGAGag gtGCGTGcggagctgcagagctgtgtgagTCGTCAGCAGGAGGCGCTGCGCTGCAGAGAGGTTTGGCTTCTCGGTCAGATCGAGCTGCTGGAACAACTCAAGActgaaactctgcagcagcagctgcaccagcTGCACTGG ctccGAGGTCAGTTTGATGTGATCAGCCATCAGCTGCAGaactcaaacagcagcaacgATCTGAGCAACCAGCTGACCAGCTGCATGGAGAa gttgtcCTCTCTCAGTCTGACCCCGGAGGAAACACCTGAGATGAGTTTCCACGCCGACACTCGCTCCCTGAGGCAGGCCATCACCTCGTTTGGTAGCATCACTGctcag CTTGTGGAGGCGGCGTCCTCTCAGAGCCCCGCCCACCACGGCGGCCAGATGAACACACAG GAGGCGGGAGCTCTGGACGATTGGCTGCTGGGAACTCCTCCAGCGAGCAGCTCTCCTATTGGTTACCAGTCCAGCAAGAACCCTCAGGATTGGCTCGTGACACACAAGGAGAGCAAG ACTTCCTGTCCCGCCCTGAACTCGGTGGACTTCCTGCAGGCCTGGGGTCAGCTCAGGGACCTGGAGGCGTGGCTCCTCCAGGATCAGACCCCCGTCAGCAGGGAGAGgaccaacagcagctgcagctcctccttctccatcgAGAAGATTGACGAATCAGAGTTCACCCTCtcacctgaggaggaggagctgagcgACTGGCTCATCACCCCGCccactgttgccatggagaccaTGTCAGATGCCGAGCGGTGGCGGCAGGTACTGAAGCCGTTCGGGGACAGCTGGTCCTCCGCCGATTGGCTGGTGGGGTCGAGCCGCCCCCCTGCCGACTGTTCCTCCTGCTGCCAGACCACCAAGGCCGTGGAGATTGAGAACCTGGGCCAGCTCAAGTGCCTGAAGACCCCACCCGCCTCCGGCCCCGTCTCCCCGATCGCCCCGGTGACAGCCCTAGAGGCGTGGCTGCAGCAGGTGGTGCCGGTGCAGCAGACCTGCAGGGCCAACGAGGTCTGCTCCACCTACTCGGACTGCGTCTGTGACGAGAACTGTGGGAAAGAAGCCCTGAGCCTCTGGCTGCTCAAACAGGACGGACGAGACAAGAACGGAGTCCCTGTAGCCCCGCCCACAGCCAAAAACGCCCCGCCCGCTGCAAAGAACGCCCTGCCCACAGCCAAGAACGCCCCGCCCACCCTGCACCTGAGGGAGCAGGAACAGAAG GTTCAGGCCATCCTGGAGGCCTGGctccaccccaccaacacctcctcctgctcctcttcctgcaggactCCTCTGCAGGCTCTGACCTCCCTCTCTAGCTGGGTGGCTCCTGGGAAGGAGAAGGCCAGCAGGGAGGAGCAGAGCTCCCAGTTCAagctttcctcctcctcctcctcctcctctccattccAGTGCCCTCTGGACCCAGAGCTCTGGGTGCTTCCGGGACAGACGTCCCCCTCTGCTCCGGGGTCAGGAGGTCAGCCCCGTCCAGCAGCAGAAGAGGACAAATGgctgctgaagaagaggagtCAGGCTCAG GAGCGCCTGGCGCTGCCCACTGTCTGTGACCTGTTCTCCTGCATGACGGTGGGCGGGGACaaagaaaaatggctgcatAAGGCTCCTGAACAG ATGTGA
- the ncoa4 gene encoding nuclear receptor coactivator 4 isoform X3, translating to MRMPALEAAAGGLKQCRQAQDQLEDAIDSVMKAEQQLRENTREVRAELQSCVSRQQEALRCREVWLLGQIELLEQLKTETLQQQLHQLHWLRGQFDVISHQLQNSNSSNDLSNQLTSCMEKLSSLSLTPEETPEMSFHADTRSLRQAITSFGSITAQLVEAASSQSPAHHGGQMNTQKEAGALDDWLLGTPPASSSPIGYQSSKNPQDWLVTHKESKTSCPALNSVDFLQAWGQLRDLEAWLLQDQTPVSRERTNSSCSSSFSIEKIDESEFTLSPEEEELSDWLITPPTVAMETMSDAERWRQVLKPFGDSWSSADWLVGSSRPPADCSSCCQTTKAVEIENLGQLKCLKTPPASGPVSPIAPVTALEAWLQQVVPVQQTCRANEVCSTYSDCVCDENCGKEALSLWLLKQDGRDKNGVPVAPPTAKNAPPAAKNALPTAKNAPPTLHLREQEQKVQAILEAWLHPTNTSSCSSSCRTPLQALTSLSSWVAPGKEKASREEQSSQFKLSSSSSSSSPFQCPLDPELWVLPGQTSPSAPGSGGQPRPAAEEDKWLLKKRSQAQERLALPTVCDLFSCMTVGGDKEKWLHKAPEQM from the exons gATGCCGGCGTTGGAGGCGGCAGCGGGCGGGCTGAAGCAGTGCCGGCAGGCCCAGGATCAGCTGGAGGACGCCATCGACAGCGTGATGAAGGCTGAGCAACAGCTGAGGGAAAACACCAGAGag gtGCGTGcggagctgcagagctgtgtgagTCGTCAGCAGGAGGCGCTGCGCTGCAGAGAGGTTTGGCTTCTCGGTCAGATCGAGCTGCTGGAACAACTCAAGActgaaactctgcagcagcagctgcaccagcTGCACTGG ctccGAGGTCAGTTTGATGTGATCAGCCATCAGCTGCAGaactcaaacagcagcaacgATCTGAGCAACCAGCTGACCAGCTGCATGGAGAa gttgtcCTCTCTCAGTCTGACCCCGGAGGAAACACCTGAGATGAGTTTCCACGCCGACACTCGCTCCCTGAGGCAGGCCATCACCTCGTTTGGTAGCATCACTGctcag CTTGTGGAGGCGGCGTCCTCTCAGAGCCCCGCCCACCACGGCGGCCAGATGAACACACAG AAGGAGGCGGGAGCTCTGGACGATTGGCTGCTGGGAACTCCTCCAGCGAGCAGCTCTCCTATTGGTTACCAGTCCAGCAAGAACCCTCAGGATTGGCTCGTGACACACAAGGAGAGCAAG ACTTCCTGTCCCGCCCTGAACTCGGTGGACTTCCTGCAGGCCTGGGGTCAGCTCAGGGACCTGGAGGCGTGGCTCCTCCAGGATCAGACCCCCGTCAGCAGGGAGAGgaccaacagcagctgcagctcctccttctccatcgAGAAGATTGACGAATCAGAGTTCACCCTCtcacctgaggaggaggagctgagcgACTGGCTCATCACCCCGCccactgttgccatggagaccaTGTCAGATGCCGAGCGGTGGCGGCAGGTACTGAAGCCGTTCGGGGACAGCTGGTCCTCCGCCGATTGGCTGGTGGGGTCGAGCCGCCCCCCTGCCGACTGTTCCTCCTGCTGCCAGACCACCAAGGCCGTGGAGATTGAGAACCTGGGCCAGCTCAAGTGCCTGAAGACCCCACCCGCCTCCGGCCCCGTCTCCCCGATCGCCCCGGTGACAGCCCTAGAGGCGTGGCTGCAGCAGGTGGTGCCGGTGCAGCAGACCTGCAGGGCCAACGAGGTCTGCTCCACCTACTCGGACTGCGTCTGTGACGAGAACTGTGGGAAAGAAGCCCTGAGCCTCTGGCTGCTCAAACAGGACGGACGAGACAAGAACGGAGTCCCTGTAGCCCCGCCCACAGCCAAAAACGCCCCGCCCGCTGCAAAGAACGCCCTGCCCACAGCCAAGAACGCCCCGCCCACCCTGCACCTGAGGGAGCAGGAACAGAAG GTTCAGGCCATCCTGGAGGCCTGGctccaccccaccaacacctcctcctgctcctcttcctgcaggactCCTCTGCAGGCTCTGACCTCCCTCTCTAGCTGGGTGGCTCCTGGGAAGGAGAAGGCCAGCAGGGAGGAGCAGAGCTCCCAGTTCAagctttcctcctcctcctcctcctcctctccattccAGTGCCCTCTGGACCCAGAGCTCTGGGTGCTTCCGGGACAGACGTCCCCCTCTGCTCCGGGGTCAGGAGGTCAGCCCCGTCCAGCAGCAGAAGAGGACAAATGgctgctgaagaagaggagtCAGGCTCAG GAGCGCCTGGCGCTGCCCACTGTCTGTGACCTGTTCTCCTGCATGACGGTGGGCGGGGACaaagaaaaatggctgcatAAGGCTCCTGAACAG ATGTGA
- the ncoa4 gene encoding nuclear receptor coactivator 4 isoform X4, with amino-acid sequence MEKLSSLSLTPEETPEMSFHADTRSLRQAITSFGSITAQLVEAASSQSPAHHGGQMNTQKEAGALDDWLLGTPPASSSPIGYQSSKNPQDWLVTHKESKTSCPALNSVDFLQAWGQLRDLEAWLLQDQTPVSRERTNSSCSSSFSIEKIDESEFTLSPEEEELSDWLITPPTVAMETMSDAERWRQVLKPFGDSWSSADWLVGSSRPPADCSSCCQTTKAVEIENLGQLKCLKTPPASGPVSPIAPVTALEAWLQQVVPVQQTCRANEVCSTYSDCVCDENCGKEALSLWLLKQDGRDKNGVPVAPPTAKNAPPAAKNALPTAKNAPPTLHLREQEQKVQAILEAWLHPTNTSSCSSSCRTPLQALTSLSSWVAPGKEKASREEQSSQFKLSSSSSSSSPFQCPLDPELWVLPGQTSPSAPGSGGQPRPAAEEDKWLLKKRSQAQERLALPTVCDLFSCMTVGGDKEKWLHKAPEQM; translated from the exons ATGGAGAa gttgtcCTCTCTCAGTCTGACCCCGGAGGAAACACCTGAGATGAGTTTCCACGCCGACACTCGCTCCCTGAGGCAGGCCATCACCTCGTTTGGTAGCATCACTGctcag CTTGTGGAGGCGGCGTCCTCTCAGAGCCCCGCCCACCACGGCGGCCAGATGAACACACAG AAGGAGGCGGGAGCTCTGGACGATTGGCTGCTGGGAACTCCTCCAGCGAGCAGCTCTCCTATTGGTTACCAGTCCAGCAAGAACCCTCAGGATTGGCTCGTGACACACAAGGAGAGCAAG ACTTCCTGTCCCGCCCTGAACTCGGTGGACTTCCTGCAGGCCTGGGGTCAGCTCAGGGACCTGGAGGCGTGGCTCCTCCAGGATCAGACCCCCGTCAGCAGGGAGAGgaccaacagcagctgcagctcctccttctccatcgAGAAGATTGACGAATCAGAGTTCACCCTCtcacctgaggaggaggagctgagcgACTGGCTCATCACCCCGCccactgttgccatggagaccaTGTCAGATGCCGAGCGGTGGCGGCAGGTACTGAAGCCGTTCGGGGACAGCTGGTCCTCCGCCGATTGGCTGGTGGGGTCGAGCCGCCCCCCTGCCGACTGTTCCTCCTGCTGCCAGACCACCAAGGCCGTGGAGATTGAGAACCTGGGCCAGCTCAAGTGCCTGAAGACCCCACCCGCCTCCGGCCCCGTCTCCCCGATCGCCCCGGTGACAGCCCTAGAGGCGTGGCTGCAGCAGGTGGTGCCGGTGCAGCAGACCTGCAGGGCCAACGAGGTCTGCTCCACCTACTCGGACTGCGTCTGTGACGAGAACTGTGGGAAAGAAGCCCTGAGCCTCTGGCTGCTCAAACAGGACGGACGAGACAAGAACGGAGTCCCTGTAGCCCCGCCCACAGCCAAAAACGCCCCGCCCGCTGCAAAGAACGCCCTGCCCACAGCCAAGAACGCCCCGCCCACCCTGCACCTGAGGGAGCAGGAACAGAAG GTTCAGGCCATCCTGGAGGCCTGGctccaccccaccaacacctcctcctgctcctcttcctgcaggactCCTCTGCAGGCTCTGACCTCCCTCTCTAGCTGGGTGGCTCCTGGGAAGGAGAAGGCCAGCAGGGAGGAGCAGAGCTCCCAGTTCAagctttcctcctcctcctcctcctcctctccattccAGTGCCCTCTGGACCCAGAGCTCTGGGTGCTTCCGGGACAGACGTCCCCCTCTGCTCCGGGGTCAGGAGGTCAGCCCCGTCCAGCAGCAGAAGAGGACAAATGgctgctgaagaagaggagtCAGGCTCAG GAGCGCCTGGCGCTGCCCACTGTCTGTGACCTGTTCTCCTGCATGACGGTGGGCGGGGACaaagaaaaatggctgcatAAGGCTCCTGAACAG ATGTGA